The following proteins come from a genomic window of Bactrocera dorsalis isolate Fly_Bdor chromosome 6, ASM2337382v1, whole genome shotgun sequence:
- the LOC125779170 gene encoding uncharacterized protein LOC125779170, which produces MPQKVFSDNATNFVGADRKLRELKEAFLAQAPELMGFAAEEGFSFGFIPPRAPHFGGLWEAAVKSAKHLLVRALGNALLTTEELSTLLAEVEAILNSRPLAPLGQDPNDGEALTPAHLLIGCPLQALPPAQVPTDPIRCCERWQLVCCLKQQFWRQWFKTYMTGLQERNKWLHPKRNLQPGDLVLVHEDNVPPQQWVLGRVVAAVEGQDGKVRVADIATKTGTIKRPIHKLAVLPLDIEGI; this is translated from the coding sequence atgccacagaaagtattcagcgacaacgcaaccaactttgtcggcgccgaccgcaagctgcgcgagctgaaggAGGCGTTCCTAGCGCAAGCGCCAGAACTAATGGGGTTCGCAGCcgaagaaggattcagcttcggctttataccacccagggcgccgcacttcggcggattatgggaggcggccgtgaagtccgccaagcatcTGCTCGTCCGCGCACTCGGCAACGCTCTACTCACGACGGAGGAGCTATCAACACTactggccgaagtggaggccatttTGAACTCTCGTCCCCTAGCACCGTTGGGacaggaccccaacgacggaGAAGCACTAACTCCAGCGCACCTTTTAATCGGTTGCCCTCTGCAAGCGCTGCCACCAGCACAAGTGCCAACGGACCCAATTCGTtgctgcgagagatggcaacttgtttgctgtctcaagcaacagttttggcgacagtggtTCAAAACCTACATGACGGGCCTTCAGGAAcgcaacaaatggctgcaccccaaacgcaacctgcagccaggcgatctcgtcctcgtccacgaggacaacgtgccgccacagcagtgggtactcggACGCGTCGTCGCcgccgtcgaagggcaagacggcaaggtgcgagtcgcggATATCGCAACCAAGACGGGCACGATTAAGCGccccatccacaaactggctgtccttccactggatattgaaggaatctga